The following proteins are co-located in the Pomacea canaliculata isolate SZHN2017 linkage group LG8, ASM307304v1, whole genome shotgun sequence genome:
- the LOC112570297 gene encoding probable G-protein coupled receptor 139 codes for MNSTVLHDASVLVWKVGVPITITSGTFGNIMVLLVQRRITDSSSSSLSLYFMWLAVSDLLALWSDQICWFLAACDAFIDYEVVCKLRVFLGYFTGQSSPAILVAMTFQRAASIWWPLKVGVYCNEKFARVVMVSIIVFIVLLNSHLLYGHSLQNQSGNETAKCFFSYVSPEYGDFMNLVYGWVDTTFCSILPFFLLFAANSALIWKVRTSLRETKQNLASGHSSQIQARHKKSSSMTVTLIVISIAFIVLTLPLSMYFVYARTFSQGADDDPTIAAANELALASTSVLFFFNYAINFYIYCLTGNKYRTECAKLFCLHSDSKSS; via the coding sequence ATGAATTCAACAGTATTGCACGATGCTTCCGTTTTAGTCTGGAAAGTCGGAGTTCCCATCACCATTACTTCTGGAACTTTCGGGAACATCATGGTACTGTTGGTCCAGCGCCGAATAACGGACAGTTCGAGCTCCAGTCTGTCCCTGTACTTCATGTGGCTGGCCGTTTCGGACCTGTTAGCCCTGTGGTCTGATCAGATTTGCTGGTTTCTAGCTGCCTGCGATGCGTTCATAGATTACGAGGTGGTGTGTAAGCTTCGGGTGTTTCTGGGGTACTTCACCGGCCAGTCCTCTCCCGCCATCCTGGTGGCCATGACCTTTCAGCGCGCCGCCTCTATTTGGTGGCCCCTCAAGGTCGGTGTCTACTGTAACGAAAAATTTGCTCGTGTGGTTATGGTTAGCATCATCGTGTTCATAGTTCTCCTTAATTCACACCTTCTGTATGGTCACTCGCTCCAGAACCAAAGCGGCAACGAGACAGCCAAATGCTTTTTTAGTTACGTTAGCCCGGAGTACGGGGACTTCATGAACTTGGTGTACGGGTGGGTGGATACGACCTTTTGTTCCatcctccctttctttctcctgtTTGCGGCCAACAGTGCCTTGATCTGGAAGGTCAGGACTTCGCTGCGAGAAACCAAGCAAAATCTGGCCTCTGGACACTCCTCGCAAATTCAAGCTCGCCACAAGAAATCGTCGTCGATGACGGTGACACTCATTGTCATTTCTATCGCCTTCATCGTCCTGACCCTTCCACTGTCTATGTACTTCGTCTACGCCAGGACGTTTTCCCAGGGAGCCGACGACGATCCCACCATCGCCGCCGCCAACGAGCTGGCTCTAGCATCCACCAGtgtattattcttttttaattatgcCATTAATTTCTACATATACTGTCTGACTGGTAATAAATACAGGACCGAGTGTGCCAAGCTGTTCTGTCTGCATTCTGACAGCAAGTCCTCTTGA
- the LOC112571231 gene encoding protein draper-like translates to MVLFVLVISFSCILRAGALPGCSSPCLNGGTCLRSLGECVCVEGWTGAYCQSRETVCPHGYYGVNCLKPCGRCIGNTVCNWVTGNCTSGCEEGSYGWRCEESCGECRGGPACEQATGLCDQGCELTYYGTTCKLRCNCSDARPCDQTTGACSACDEGFYGAVCKRRCGNCRSLAKCNPRSGICETGCHDGYSPPYCKRRISVTPRSPQITTSLPWWKTPQIMIPLGAVYGLLSGIFLCCCLPRMCKRNPLVLSALAAVSFTTESTSSSSFLPATDRFLRCVVSRCSPKSGTREKIEGHRWDTCVIQQHNSTGGIWRLCCRGDDYARRET, encoded by the exons ATGgtgttgtttgttcttgtcATCAGCTTCTCTTGCATTCTGCGTGCAG GAGCATTGCCAGGCTGCTCATCGCCGTGTCTCAATGGCGGCACCTGCTTACGTTCACTCGGcgaatgcgtgtgtgtggagggatggACAGGGGCCTACTGCCAGTCACGGGAGACAG tctgccCACATGGCTATTATGGCGTCAACTGTCTCAAGCCGTGTGGGAGATGCATCGGGAACACGGTCTGCAACTGGGTCACGGGCAACTGTACCAGCGGCTGCGAAGAGGGTTCCTACGGGTGGCGATGCGAAGAGTCGTGCGGGGAGTGCCGGGGTGGGCCGGCGTGTGAACAGGCCACGGGGCTGTGTGATCAGGGCTGTGAGCTCACCTACTACGGCACTACCTGCAAACTGCGCTGCAACTGCAGCGACGCGAGGCCCTGCGACCAGACCACCGGCGCCTGCAGCGCTTGTGATGAAGGCTTCTATGGTGCCGTGTGCAAACGTCGCTGCGGCAACTGCAGGTCTTTGGCCAAGTGTAACCCCAGGTCCGGGATCTGTGAGACTGGGTGTCATGATGGATATAGTCCTCCTTACTGCAAGCGAC GTATTTCGGTCACGCCACGCTCACCCCAGATAACTACATCCCTTCCATGGTGGAAAACTCCGCAGATTATGATCCCCCTTGGTGCAGTCTACGGCCTGCTTAGCGGCATCTTCCTCTGCTGCTGTTTGCCCAGGATGTGCAAGAGGAACCCACTTGTCCTCAGTGCGCTTGCTGCTGTTTCCTTCACCACTGAGAGCACCTCCTCGTCGTCCTTTCTTCCAGCTACCGACCGCTTTCTCCGCTGCGTCGTTTCCCGGTGTTCGCCGAAGTCTGGCACTCGTGAAAAGATTGAGGGACATCGTTGGGACACGTGCGTCATCCAGCAACACAACAGCACCGGGGGAATCTGGAGGCTGTGCTGCAGAGGGGATGATTATGCACGAAGGGAGACTTAA